A stretch of bacterium DNA encodes these proteins:
- a CDS encoding polymer-forming cytoskeletal protein, translated as MDKKTEIGGGPMNTLLGKGSSFNGSLKVEGGIRIDGQVEGQVETSGTLVIGKEGILKAEIKAKDAIIGGKVTGNITAANKIELQSGAHYSGDIKCRGLII; from the coding sequence CGGAGATCGGCGGCGGACCGATGAACACCCTGCTGGGCAAGGGTTCCAGCTTCAACGGCAGCCTCAAGGTGGAAGGCGGCATCCGGATCGACGGCCAGGTTGAGGGGCAGGTAGAGACCAGCGGCACTTTGGTGATAGGCAAGGAAGGGATCTTAAAAGCCGAGATCAAAGCCAAGGACGCCATCATCGGCGGCAAGGTCACCGGCAATATCACCGCGGCCAACAAGATAGAACTGCAGAGCGGCGCCCATTACAGCGGGGACATCAAGTGCCGGGGCTTGATCATAGA